One stretch of Candidatus Zixiibacteriota bacterium DNA includes these proteins:
- the recC gene encoding exodeoxyribonuclease V subunit gamma yields MPGLKLNLSNQLEILVDKLGEMIASNPLDSPMAEETIVVQSKGMQRWVSLELARKLGIFSNCRFPFPRAFVNVVFQEFIEDIPDEKPFTSNFMTWKIMKCLPELLDLPEFKSLKSYLDDDDDGLKLFQLSNRIADTFDQYLIFRPQMILGWAKPNTNHWQAILWRNIVGDKEISHQAAFRELFLKAARGKSHEIKNLPKRISVFGISALPPFYMEIFAELSALIEVNMFLMNPCREYWADIVSDREIDRITKKKQTLKADDLHLEEGNSLLASMGALGREFFSLVNDFDLEEYKHFIDTGRNNMLTAIQSDILNLRGCDKSDKTMIPENDCSIQIHSCHSPMREIEVLYDNLLAMFEADSNLTPTDILVMTPDIELYAPFIQTVFGKSSSAHKKIPFSIADRSFDKENPVIDTFLAILELTGGRYGAAKVLDLLDSPYVYRKFELDMEDIEYIHHWVKHTRICWGIDEHDRKRFGPSAYPENTWQAGIERLLLGYAMTGNDVRMFNDILPYDEIEGNKTSALGKFIEFTNQLFSYIGSLEKPKTLSGWAKILNLLIDKFILTDDDNEREMQVIRQTLNELIEFEKVSGYDNKISLDIIKSYLKSELEKESSAFGFIAGSVTFCAILPMRSIPFKVICIVGLNSDAFPRQVKPISFDLITQNPQPGDRSKRNDDRYLFLEAILSARQNLYLSYIGQSIEDNSVIPPSVVVSELQDYIENNCELPNRNILEHILTKHRLQAFNPEYFRGEGKLFCYSDENCQASRMLTGSRQTPDFFISNGLPEPDDEFRTIKIDQLCGFFNNPSRFILQKRLGIKLEQSGAILEEREPISINYLDKYNIKTELLKKQLAGENLSNTFKVVKARGALPHGVPGECSYNELTADVLSIVNKLDRYPHKDKLDPIDVDIDIDGFNIAGRIDDIYPDSLIQYRAAKVKAKDRLRIWIYHLLLNHLSLENYPCESIYIGSDIGFKYKPAADAESHLRKLLNIYWNGLVKPAVFFPESSFSCAEKLSKGESDGISITNAQKAWENSEYHKGESEDLYFRRCFGTEAPFDDEFMETALAIYQPLLDHQDKVKH; encoded by the coding sequence ATGCCCGGTTTAAAGCTCAATCTAAGCAATCAGCTTGAAATTCTCGTCGATAAACTTGGCGAGATGATTGCCTCCAATCCGCTCGACTCGCCTATGGCTGAAGAAACCATTGTTGTCCAGAGCAAAGGCATGCAGCGCTGGGTATCGTTAGAGCTTGCCCGAAAACTCGGTATATTTTCTAATTGCCGGTTTCCTTTTCCAAGAGCTTTTGTAAACGTAGTCTTTCAAGAGTTTATCGAGGATATCCCCGATGAAAAACCCTTTACTTCTAATTTCATGACCTGGAAAATCATGAAATGTCTTCCGGAACTTTTGGATTTACCGGAATTTAAAAGCTTGAAATCATATCTCGATGATGACGATGATGGTTTGAAGTTATTTCAGCTTTCTAACCGCATAGCCGATACATTCGACCAATATTTGATTTTTCGACCGCAAATGATTCTCGGCTGGGCTAAGCCAAACACTAACCACTGGCAGGCTATACTATGGCGGAATATTGTTGGCGATAAAGAGATATCACATCAGGCAGCCTTCCGAGAGTTGTTTTTAAAAGCAGCACGAGGAAAATCTCATGAAATTAAAAATCTGCCAAAAAGGATTTCTGTTTTTGGCATATCCGCCTTGCCGCCATTTTATATGGAAATATTCGCCGAATTATCCGCTCTCATCGAGGTAAACATGTTTTTAATGAATCCCTGCCGTGAATACTGGGCTGATATTGTATCCGACCGGGAAATCGATAGAATCACAAAGAAAAAGCAGACGCTCAAAGCTGATGATTTACATCTTGAGGAGGGCAATTCGTTATTAGCCTCGATGGGAGCTTTAGGCCGGGAGTTCTTTTCGTTAGTAAACGATTTTGACCTTGAAGAATATAAGCACTTTATCGATACCGGCAGGAACAACATGCTAACCGCAATTCAATCGGATATACTAAACCTTCGAGGATGTGATAAATCAGATAAAACCATGATACCCGAAAATGATTGCTCGATTCAGATTCATTCCTGTCACAGCCCAATGCGGGAAATCGAGGTCCTTTATGACAACCTTCTGGCAATGTTCGAGGCTGACAGCAATCTAACCCCCACGGATATACTTGTTATGACTCCTGATATTGAATTATATGCGCCTTTCATTCAAACCGTATTCGGCAAATCATCAAGCGCTCATAAGAAAATCCCTTTCAGTATTGCCGACCGAAGCTTCGATAAGGAAAATCCTGTAATCGATACGTTCCTGGCGATTCTTGAACTTACCGGCGGCAGGTATGGCGCGGCCAAGGTTCTCGATCTGCTTGATTCGCCTTATGTATATCGTAAGTTCGAGCTTGATATGGAAGATATCGAATACATCCATCACTGGGTTAAGCATACCCGAATATGCTGGGGAATCGATGAGCATGACCGTAAACGATTCGGACCATCAGCCTATCCCGAAAATACCTGGCAGGCAGGTATTGAAAGGCTTCTGCTGGGTTATGCTATGACGGGCAATGATGTGCGTATGTTTAATGATATTCTTCCTTATGATGAAATTGAGGGCAATAAAACATCCGCATTGGGGAAATTTATCGAATTTACAAATCAGCTCTTTTCATATATCGGCTCGCTTGAAAAACCCAAGACCCTGAGCGGCTGGGCAAAAATCCTTAATCTGCTTATTGATAAATTTATCTTAACAGATGATGACAATGAACGCGAAATGCAGGTAATCCGTCAAACGCTGAATGAGTTAATCGAATTCGAAAAGGTGTCGGGTTATGATAATAAAATCAGCTTAGACATCATTAAGTCATATCTTAAAAGCGAACTGGAAAAGGAAAGCTCGGCTTTTGGCTTCATTGCCGGTTCGGTTACATTCTGCGCTATTCTGCCGATGCGAAGCATTCCATTTAAGGTAATATGCATTGTCGGCTTAAATAGCGATGCTTTTCCCAGACAGGTAAAACCTATAAGTTTTGATCTTATTACCCAAAATCCTCAGCCCGGCGACAGGTCAAAAAGAAATGATGACCGCTATTTATTCTTGGAGGCAATTCTTTCGGCAAGGCAAAACCTTTATTTAAGCTATATAGGGCAAAGCATAGAGGACAACAGCGTAATACCGCCCTCGGTAGTAGTTAGCGAACTGCAGGACTATATCGAGAATAATTGCGAGCTGCCAAACAGAAATATCCTTGAGCATATATTGACGAAACATCGCCTGCAGGCTTTCAACCCTGAGTATTTTCGCGGTGAGGGAAAACTGTTTTGCTATTCGGATGAAAACTGTCAGGCAAGCCGGATGCTCACCGGTAGTCGTCAGACGCCTGATTTTTTTATCTCAAACGGTTTGCCCGAACCGGATGATGAATTCAGAACAATAAAGATTGACCAGCTTTGCGGCTTTTTTAATAATCCCTCACGATTTATACTTCAAAAACGCCTGGGGATAAAACTCGAACAAAGCGGGGCAATTTTGGAGGAGAGGGAACCCATATCAATTAATTATCTGGATAAATATAATATTAAAACCGAGCTTCTAAAGAAGCAGCTTGCCGGTGAAAATCTCTCAAACACATTCAAAGTTGTTAAAGCAAGAGGTGCTCTCCCTCATGGTGTTCCCGGTGAATGTTCATACAATGAACTAACAGCTGATGTTCTATCTATTGTTAACAAACTCGACAGGTATCCGCATAAGGATAAACTTGACCCGATAGATGTAGATATCGATATTGACGGCTTCAACATTGCCGGCCGGATTGATGATATTTATCCGGATAGTTTAATTCAATACCGGGCGGCAAAGGTTAAGGCTAAGGATAGATTAAGAATCTGGATTTATCATCTTTTGCTTAACCATCTAAGTCTTGAAAATTATCCTTGCGAAAGTATTTACATAGGCAGCGATATTGGCTTTAAATATAAACCCGCGGCTGATGCCGAGTCGCATCTTCGAAAGCTTCTGAATATTTATTGGAATGGCTTAGTCAAACCGGCAGTCTTTTTCCCGGAGTCATCATTTAGCTGTGCTGAAAAACTCAGTAAAGGAGAATCAGACGGCATTTCAATAACCAACGCCCAAAAGGCATGGGAAAATAGTGAGTATCATAAAGGCGAGAGTGAGGATTTATATTTCCGGAGATGCTTTGGTACAGAGGCGCCGTTTGATGACGAGTTCATGGAAACCGCCTTGGCAATATATCAGCCATTATTAGACCACCAGGATAAGGTTAAACATTAG
- the hflK gene encoding FtsH protease activity modulator HflK — protein MRKPILLAIGAIIVIALLASTFYSVGTESVGLIQQFGKYNRTTKPGLHMKLPFGIEKVTKVPVTRILSQEFGFRTAKPGVRTVRSGRSLLNESLMLTGDLNVVVVDWIVQYKIKDPKAYLFNVHHVEETIRDISEAAMRQIVGDRSVDGVLTIERIQVGEDAALEMQKILDSYEAGIQIVTVKLQDVTPPDEVKPAFNSVNEAKQEKEQMINEAMKEYNTIIPKARGDAERTIKEAEGYAIDRVNKAEGDAARFLSLWKQYAKAKNVTRKRIYMETMAKILPKIKQKYIIDEDENGILRLLPLGQSDLTGKGGK, from the coding sequence ATGAGGAAACCTATCCTTCTGGCGATAGGGGCAATTATAGTTATTGCCTTGCTCGCATCAACTTTTTATTCGGTGGGCACCGAATCGGTAGGATTAATTCAGCAGTTCGGCAAGTATAACAGAACAACGAAGCCCGGCTTGCATATGAAACTGCCGTTCGGTATCGAGAAAGTAACAAAAGTGCCGGTAACCCGAATACTAAGCCAGGAATTTGGTTTTAGAACCGCCAAACCCGGGGTTAGAACAGTCCGCAGCGGGCGTTCATTATTGAACGAATCTCTTATGTTAACCGGCGATCTTAATGTTGTCGTGGTTGATTGGATCGTCCAGTATAAGATAAAAGACCCGAAAGCGTATCTCTTTAATGTGCATCATGTTGAGGAAACTATTCGGGATATTTCAGAAGCTGCCATGCGTCAGATTGTTGGAGATAGAAGCGTGGACGGCGTCTTAACTATTGAACGTATCCAGGTGGGCGAAGATGCCGCTTTGGAGATGCAGAAGATACTGGATAGCTACGAGGCAGGCATTCAGATTGTAACGGTTAAGCTTCAGGATGTAACGCCTCCGGATGAGGTAAAACCGGCGTTTAACTCTGTAAATGAAGCCAAACAGGAAAAAGAGCAGATGATAAATGAAGCCATGAAGGAATACAATACTATCATCCCTAAAGCCCGCGGCGATGCTGAAAGAACTATCAAGGAAGCGGAGGGATACGCTATTGATAGAGTCAACAAAGCCGAGGGAGATGCCGCCAGATTTCTTTCTTTATGGAAGCAGTACGCTAAAGCTAAGAATGTAACGCGAAAACGAATTTACATGGAGACGATGGCCAAGATACTTCCCAAAATAAAACAGAAATATATTATTGATGAAGACGAGAACGGCATACTCAGGCTTTTACCATTAGGGCAATCTGATTTAACAGGAAAGGGAGGTAAATAA
- the hflC gene encoding protease modulator HflC, producing the protein MPNFKLIITGGLILLVLIIISGVFYTVDQREQVVITQFGNPVRVVKKPGLHMKTPLIQQVNSFEKRLLEWDGRATQIPTKDKKFILVDTYARWRIIDPLKFYQSVGDEYRAQTRLDNVIDAAVRDYITENLLIEAVRNSNQPLVQSEGEEIEREILNIEMGREKLTRDILLKASEMTPQYGIELVDVRIKHINYVQSVREKVFSRMIAERERIAEQYRSEGQGERSRILGDKELDLLQITSAAYKTAEEIKGRADGKSTKIYADAYRKDTEFYAFLKAMDTYPQSIDEDTWLILTTDSDYFRYLKSTR; encoded by the coding sequence ATGCCGAACTTTAAATTGATTATCACAGGAGGCCTGATATTATTAGTCCTTATAATTATTTCAGGCGTGTTTTATACGGTAGACCAGCGCGAGCAGGTTGTAATTACCCAATTCGGCAATCCGGTGCGCGTGGTTAAAAAGCCGGGACTGCATATGAAAACTCCGTTAATACAACAGGTAAACTCTTTTGAAAAACGGCTTCTGGAATGGGATGGTCGGGCAACCCAGATTCCTACTAAGGATAAAAAATTCATCTTAGTAGATACTTATGCAAGATGGCGGATTATCGACCCGCTGAAGTTTTATCAATCGGTTGGTGATGAGTATAGAGCGCAGACCAGATTGGATAATGTAATTGATGCGGCGGTTCGCGATTATATAACCGAGAATCTTCTCATTGAAGCGGTAAGAAATTCTAATCAGCCATTAGTGCAATCTGAAGGCGAAGAAATTGAGCGTGAGATACTAAATATTGAAATGGGTAGAGAAAAACTTACCCGCGATATCCTTCTGAAAGCATCTGAGATGACGCCCCAATATGGAATTGAGCTTGTTGATGTCAGGATTAAGCATATTAATTATGTCCAGAGCGTCCGGGAGAAAGTATTTTCAAGAATGATTGCCGAACGCGAACGAATTGCGGAACAATACCGCTCGGAGGGACAGGGCGAACGCTCGAGGATACTCGGAGACAAGGAACTAGACCTCCTTCAGATTACATCAGCAGCATACAAAACAGCGGAAGAAATCAAGGGCAGGGCTGATGGTAAATCGACGAAAATTTACGCCGATGCATATAGAAAGGATACCGAATTCTATGCATTTTTGAAAGCCATGGATACATACCCCCAATCAATTGATGAGGATACCTGGCTGATATTAACAACCGATTCGGATTATTTTCGCTATTTGAAAAGTACGCGATGA
- a CDS encoding class II glutamine amidotransferase: protein MFDLIAKYCLADNGRMLHAHTYYDSMLRLFHYIKLIGAVFLVAYPLANSNINAESLPDCQAQMSPALDYSGFEHNCRLWAVISDSITDSVIYNQLIAYPRSLKNLSMNINIDGWGIAYYPCFGDSLYIDRGAMRAFDDPNYDFTVARIDSLKPNIILAHIRNCTSGCCCHGCESIPNPHPFRRCKNNRNWVFAHNGRVDEALLYDLIGDEYLDENPLNGSDIPECDPADSSLVIDSELYFLYLLKRIENNDWNAASGIINALTDLVYTTAGGYYNFILSDGYTIWAYHKGNLLYYFYDNENNFCAAASIYPSGEQEQWQEVSNYGLVVLTADEEPVLINPHYVPGDINGDKRLLGSDITYGVRYFNGTGTPPPDSCHNDSTGTWLYAAGDANGNCEFIGSDIIYLARYFLSNNPPPCWCPQTPLYNEAY, encoded by the coding sequence TTGTTTGATTTAATTGCCAAATACTGTTTGGCAGATAATGGACGTATGCTGCATGCGCATACGTATTATGATTCGATGTTGCGGCTTTTTCATTATATAAAGCTAATCGGGGCAGTATTTCTCGTTGCATATCCTTTGGCGAATTCAAATATTAATGCCGAATCATTGCCCGACTGCCAAGCTCAAATGAGTCCGGCTCTCGATTATAGCGGCTTTGAACATAACTGCAGATTATGGGCTGTCATATCAGACAGTATAACAGACAGCGTAATTTACAATCAGCTTATCGCCTATCCAAGATCGCTGAAAAATCTTTCGATGAATATCAATATTGATGGCTGGGGCATCGCTTATTATCCCTGTTTTGGAGATTCATTATATATTGATAGAGGAGCTATGCGAGCATTTGATGATCCTAATTATGACTTTACGGTTGCTCGCATCGATTCCCTGAAGCCAAATATTATCCTGGCGCATATAAGGAATTGCACTTCCGGCTGCTGCTGTCATGGCTGTGAATCTATTCCTAACCCGCATCCTTTCCGAAGATGTAAAAACAACAGAAATTGGGTATTCGCGCATAACGGTCGTGTCGATGAAGCTTTACTATATGATTTAATTGGCGATGAATACCTTGATGAAAACCCTCTTAACGGTTCCGATATACCCGAGTGCGACCCTGCCGATTCATCGCTGGTAATTGATTCCGAGTTGTATTTTTTATATCTTCTCAAACGCATAGAGAATAATGACTGGAATGCCGCATCCGGAATTATTAATGCGCTAACTGATTTAGTCTATACTACAGCAGGCGGATATTATAATTTTATTTTAAGCGATGGTTATACTATCTGGGCATATCATAAAGGCAACCTATTATACTATTTTTATGATAATGAAAACAATTTCTGCGCCGCTGCTTCAATATATCCCTCCGGCGAACAGGAACAGTGGCAGGAAGTTAGTAATTACGGTTTGGTGGTTTTGACCGCCGATGAAGAGCCGGTATTGATTAACCCGCATTATGTTCCGGGCGATATTAATGGCGATAAAAGATTATTAGGCAGCGATATTACCTATGGCGTGCGTTATTTTAACGGTACCGGAACTCCCCCTCCTGATAGCTGCCATAACGATTCAACCGGTACCTGGCTATATGCGGCTGGCGATGCTAATGGCAATTGCGAATTTATAGGGTCTGATATAATTTATCTCGCAAGATATTTCCTAAGTAATAATCCGCCGCCATGCTGGTGTCCGCAAACGCCGCTTTATAATGAAGCATATTAA
- a CDS encoding class I SAM-dependent methyltransferase: protein MATESRWNQAQSYEKSFWESASKKIGKGDSGQLSWYKWRADNLLKLIAKAIPENTPSFKTAKVLEIGSGPVGITAFFGAAEKYAIDPLCDFYASKPELVKLRGKDVVYKNEKGENLPFENAYFDLIIIENVIDHVQNADGVMKEMSRLLKPNSILYLTVNLHPLWGATLHEIVSRLRIDKGHPHTFTIPKIRRFLSHYGFKITYEEWENYKDCRANDLKSDSRKGKLKGISGLSEFLFTSISTKSI from the coding sequence ATGGCAACAGAATCTCGATGGAATCAAGCTCAATCATATGAAAAATCTTTCTGGGAATCCGCCTCCAAAAAAATTGGCAAAGGGGATTCCGGTCAATTATCATGGTATAAATGGCGGGCTGATAATTTATTAAAATTAATAGCAAAAGCTATCCCTGAAAACACGCCATCGTTTAAAACAGCTAAAGTTCTTGAAATAGGCAGCGGGCCAGTTGGCATTACGGCCTTTTTTGGGGCGGCAGAAAAATATGCGATTGATCCGTTATGCGATTTCTATGCCTCTAAACCCGAGTTGGTTAAACTTCGCGGCAAGGATGTTGTCTATAAGAACGAAAAGGGCGAGAACTTGCCATTCGAAAACGCTTATTTCGACCTTATAATTATTGAAAATGTTATCGATCATGTTCAAAATGCCGACGGCGTTATGAAAGAGATGAGCCGTTTGCTAAAACCCAATTCAATATTATATCTAACCGTAAATCTTCACCCATTATGGGGAGCGACGCTGCATGAAATTGTATCGAGATTACGAATCGATAAAGGTCATCCTCATACATTTACTATCCCCAAAATACGCCGGTTTCTATCCCATTACGGGTTTAAAATCACTTATGAGGAATGGGAAAACTATAAAGACTGCCGAGCAAATGATTTGAAATCAGATTCAAGAAAAGGTAAACTCAAAGGAATTTCGGGTTTAAGCGAATTTTTATTTACAAGCATCTCGACAAAATCTATCTAA